The Oryza glaberrima chromosome 9, OglaRS2, whole genome shotgun sequence genome includes a window with the following:
- the LOC127784325 gene encoding protein ACCUMULATION AND REPLICATION OF CHLOROPLASTS 3, chloroplastic isoform X2, whose product MAASLRGLALSPPPLVAPPTCAPSRRLVPSPRSRSGYGVRAAAAADGAPRPSDPVEVVGVGSRKDAVIDFCLGSRTLSSTPIRFWTMHVVDNCTVQLIQKSHGEDVVVRDLKTPLSLQPCPPAVILVASAGQDADHITAMELLSEVKSAVIEADSLLETEVETLAEALESANNAVLSTISMISIMMSGLNQTFRSSINAQIMEVHPDELGQLLRSYGEARIGFGAGYNIQSAIKQAVFHCPFLRGGIKDLNNVVFLSITSSRIFSESDMVSTLHIFRRVTGFTEDIIFSRNCEPDLEPKLIVVSLLTVRNSTDENVASVKEGFLSGLALHFPFISSLMGGDIPEQKQATLKHSYSKLPSSGLSLAEQEFSRLSSAFTNVVVNNLFPEETDIMKSERESKEKTQTQSQEAKIEPDGEISKDREREHLDSEQEHKFWSNSPGIGIAQLWAKVRMASDGGTQNNDINIITLPVGVKSPEVQCGADTRPEAHSGSSSTSAASGHAAFGVSFSDIGLEKVTEMYSSAMTFLKGGMDRSRKRGSVANRAALMLDAERELEKTWSPIVEIQFGGGIYRGRCQEGVPEGKGRITFSDGSFYDGLWRYGKRSGLGTLYYSNGDVFHGTWRDDLFHGKGWYYFHSGDRWFANFWKGRANGEGRFYAKDGSVFFGNFQNGWRHGEALLIDANGSRWIEVWDDGVLIGQTRLEK is encoded by the exons ATGGCGGCCTCCCTGCGGGGCCtcgcgctctcgccgccgcctctggtGGCTCCCCCCACGTGCGCGCCGTCTCGCCGcctcgtcccgtcgccgcggaGCCGCAGCGGCTACGGGGTccgtgcggcagcggcggccgacggTGCCCCGCGGCCATCGGATCCCGTGGAGGTGGTCGGCGTCGGGAGCCGGAAGGACGCCGTCATCGACTTCTGCCTGGGCTCCCGCACCCTCTCCTCCACCCCTATCCGCTTCTG GACCATGCATGTGGTGGATAATTGTACTGTACAGTTAATACAAAAAAGCCATGGAGAAG ATGTTGTAGTCAGAGACTTGAAAACTCCGTTATCTCTTCAGCCCTGCCCACCAGCGGTTATTCTT GTTGCAAGTGCAGGACAGGATGCTGACCATATTACTGCGATGGAGCTCCTTAGTGAAGTGAAATCTGCTG TTATTGAAGCTGATTCACTGCTTGAGACAGAAGTGGAAACCCTTGCTGAAGCTCTGGAAAGTGCCAACAACGCTGTTCTGTCAACTATTAGCATGATATCTATCATGATGTCT GGGTTAAATCAGACGTTCCGGAGTTCGATTAATGCTCAAATTATGGAAGTCCATCCTGATGAACTAGGACAA CTACTCAGAAGTTATGGAGAAGCCAGAATTGGATTTGGTGCTGGTTATAACATCCAGTCTGCAATTAAACAAGCCGTCTTCCACTGTCCGTTTCTTCGTGGTGGAATCAAG GATCTGAACAATGTGGTTTTCCTCTCCATTACGAGTTCTCGAATATTTTCTGAAAGTGATATGGTCTCCACTTTGCACATTTTCCGTCGAGTTACAGGGTTCACTGAAGATATTATATTTTCCAGAAATTGTGAACCTGATTTAGAGCCAAAACTGATAGTAGTTTCTCTCTTAACTGTGAG AAACAGTACTGATGAGAACGTGGCATCTGTCAAGGAGGGGTTTCTTTCAGGTTTGGCCTTGCATTTTCCTTTTATATCCTCTCTTATGGGAGGAGATATCCCTGAACAGAAACAAGCTACGTTGAAGCATTCATACAGTAAACTGCCTAGCAGTGGATTGAGTTTGGCAGAGCAGGAATTCTCACGACTTTCCAGTGCTTTTACCAATGTTGTTGTTAATAATTTATTTCCTGAGGAAACAGACATCATGAAATCTGAAAG ggaatctaaagagaaaacaCAGACACAATCTCAAGAGGCTAAGATTGAACCTGATGGGGAAATTAGCAAAGATAGGGAAAGAG AGCATTTAGATTCAGAGCAGGAGCATAAGTTCTGGAGCAATTCCCCTGGTATTGGCATCGCTCAATTATGGGCTAAAGTGCGTATGGCATCAGATGGAGGAACACAGAACAATGACATCAATATTATCACTCTTCCAGTTGGTGTGAAATCTCCTGAAGTTCAATGTGGTGCAGATACACGACCTGAAGCTCATAGTGGTTCCAGCAGCACATCTGCAGCTTCTGGACATGCTGCTTTTGGAGTATCATTTTCTGACATTGGCTTGGAGAAAGTAACAGAGATGTACAGCTCTGCAATGACATTTTTAAAGGGGGGAATGGATAGATCTCGAAAGCGCGGATCAGTTGCTAATCGTGCTGCGCTAATGCTG GATGCAGAAAGAGAGCTGGAGAAAACATGGAGCCCCATAGTTGAGATACAGTTTGGAGGAGGAATTTACAGAGGGAGGTGTCAAGAAGGTGTCCCTGAAGGAAAG GGTCGCATAACCTTCAGCGATGGTAGCTTTTACGATGGACTCTGGAGGTATGGCAAGAGATCAGGTCTAGGGACACTCTATTACAGTAATGGTGATGTATTCCATGGAACATGGAGGGATGACCTTTTTCATGGAAAG GGCTGGTATTATTTTCACAGTGGTGACCGCTGGTTTGCAAACTTTTGGAAGGGGAGGGCTAATGGTGAGGGTAGATTTTATGCCAAAGATGGGAGTGTCTTCTTTGGCAATTTTCAAAATGGATGGCGCCATGGGGAGGCCCTGTTGATAGATGCAAATGGATCGAG GTGGATTGAAGTTTGGGATGATGGTGTACTTATTGGTCAAACTAGGTTGGAAAAATAG
- the LOC127784329 gene encoding phytoene synthase 3, chloroplastic — MMSTTTTSSAAGSPVCARRRQRVFVDVPRRRATSLARVEYAKMAPPPPPPCSVRAAGSNPIGCLEVAEPWSGAAPPALPPLPGHLHVAAPAAEDDDDALAAAAAAMPSEQRVHDVVLKQAALAAAAPEMRRPAQLAERERVAGGLNAAFDRCGEVCKEYAKTFYLATQLMTPERRRAIWAIYVWCRRTDELVDGPNASHMSALALDRWESRLDDIFAGRPYDMLDAALSHTVATFPVDIQPFRDMIEGMRLDLTKSRYRSFDELYLYCYYVAGTVGLMTVPVMGISPDSRANTETVYKGALALGLANQLTNILRDVGEDARRGRIYLPMDELEMAGLSEDDIFDGRVTDRWRCFMRDQITRARAFFRQAEEGASELNQESRWPVWASLLLYRQILDEIEANDYNNFTKRAYVPKAKKIVALPKAYYRSLMLPSSVRHCSSQTSS; from the exons atgatgtccaccaccaccaccagcagcgcgGCGGGGTCGCCGGTGTGCGCTCGTCGGCGGCAACGCGTGTTCGTCGACGTGCCGAGGCGCCGGGCGACGTCGTTGGCCAGGGTCGAGTACGCgaagatggcgccgccgccgccgccgccgtgctccgtGCGCGCCGCGGGCTCCAATCCCATTGGCTGCCTCGAGGTAGCAGAGCCGTggagcggcgccgcgccgcccgcgctgccgccgctgccgggccATCTGCAtgtcgcggcgccggcggcggaggacgacgacgacgcgctcgccgccgccgccgccgccatgccgtcCGAGCAGAGGGTGCACGACGTCGTTCTGAAGCAAGCGGCGCTCGCCGCGGCAGCGCCCGAGATGCGGAGGCCGGCGCAGTTGGCCGAGAGggagcgcgtcgccggcggcctgaACGCCGCCTTCGATCGCTGCGGCGAGGTCTGCAAGGAGTACGCCAAGACATTCTACCtcg CGACGCAGCTGATGacgccggagaggaggagggcaatCTGGGCGATATACG TGTGGTGCAGGCGAACGGACGAGCTGGTGGATGGGCCCAACGCGTCGCACATGTCGGCGCTGGCTCTCGACCGGTGGGAGTCGCGGCTGGACGACATCTTCGCCGGTCGCCCCTACGACATGCTCGACGCCGCCCTCTCCCACACCGTCGCCACCTTCCCCGTCGACATCCAG CCGTTCAGGGACATGATCGAGGGGATGCGATTGGACCTAACGAAGTCGAGGTACAGGAGCTTCGACGAGCTCTACCTGTACTGCTACTACGTCGCCGGAACGGTCGGGCTCATGACGGTGCCGGTCATGGGCATCTCGCCGGACTCGAGGGCCAACACCGAGACCGTCTACAAGGGGGCACTGGCTCTCGGCCTCGCCAACCAGCTCACCAACATTCTCAGGGACGTCGGCGAGGA TGCAAGAAGAGGCAGGATCTATCTCCCAATGGACGAGCTCGAGATGGCCGGACTCTCTGAAGATGACATCTTCGACGGCCGCGTCACGGACAGATGGAGATGTTTTATGAGGGATCAGATCACGAGAGCGAGGGCGTTTTTCAGACAGGCCGAAGAAGGCGCCAGCGAGCTCAATCAGGAGAGCCGATGGCCG GTTTGGGCTTCTCTACTTCTGTACCGACAAATCCTTGACGAGATCGAGGCCAACGATTACAACAACTTCACCAAGAGGGCCTACGTCCCAAAGGCAAAGAAGATTGTGGCTCTGCCTAAAGCTTACTACAGATCACTCATGCTCCCCTCTTCAGTGAGGCACTGCTCTAGCCAAACATCATCATGA
- the LOC127784327 gene encoding pentatricopeptide repeat-containing protein At2g22410, mitochondrial-like — MLAPSAGGASSARHVRELLRRCGSVHRLNQLHAHLVVHGVDDVTSQILASYCALPAGGGVWYARQLFDRIPDPDRFVYNSLIRAYCNSHCPQEALPLLRGMIRRGILPNEFTLPFLLKACARVQAWEHVMVTHGVVVKLGFVGQVFVGNALLHSYASAGSLGDSRRFFDEMVDRNVVSWNSMINGYAQAGNTREACSLFEGMRRQGLLADEFTLVSLLFACSAEGNLEFGKLVHSHLLVRGCWIDLILANALVDMYGKCGDLLMAHTCFDMMPFKNAVSWTSMLCALAKRASIDAARDWFEQIPEKSIISWNAMISCYVQGGRFHEALDLYNRMKLLGLAPDEFTLAAVLSACGQLGDLASGKMIHDCIRDNFHNPGVALFNSLLDMYARCGQVDTAISLFSEMPSKNVISWNAIIGALAMHGRAQDALMFFRSMVSDAFPPAEITFVALLSACNHGGLLEAGQYYFQAMRHVYNVKPGVEHYACMVDLLGRGGQLAKAVDLIKDMPMRPDVVVWGALLGACRIHGHIQIGKQVIKQLLELEGMSGGLFVLISNMLYETHQWEDMKRLRKLMREWGMKKNMGVSSIETNSNIHESGAEGIGHESSDDMYVGDDRLPHHLVFPNALAVPPDQLNVEERKSILKTS; from the coding sequence ATGCTCGCGCCAtcggccggcggcgcctcctccgcccgccATGTTCGGGAGCTCCTGCGGCGGTGCGGCTCCGTGCACCGTCTCAACCAGCTCCACGCCCACCTCGTCGTCCACGGCGTGGACGACGTCACCTCTCAGATCCTCGCGTCCTACTGCGCGCTACCGGCTGGTGGTGGGGTGTGGTATGCCCGCCAACTGTTCGACAGAATTCCTGATCCGGACAGGTTCGTTTACAACAGTCTTATCAGAGCCTACTGCAATAGCCATTGCCCCCAAGAAGCGCTGCCTCTTCTTCGTGGCATGATCCGGCGAGGCATCCTGCCGAACGAGTTCACGCTGCCATTCCTCCTCAAGGCGTGCGCGAGGGTACAGGCGTGGGAGCATGTGATGGTCACCCATGGCGTGGTTGTTAAGCTGGGATTTGTGGGGCAGGTGTTTGTGGGGAATGCTCTTCTGCATTCTTATGCTTCGGCTGGGTCACTGGGGGATTCTCGCCGGTTCTTTGATGAGATGGTGGACAGGAATGTGGTGTCATGGAACTCAATGATCAACGGATATGCGCAGGCTGGAAATACTAGGGAGGCGTGCTCCTTGTTTGAGGGGATGAGACGTCAGGGACTCTTGGCTGATGAGTTCACGCTGGTCAGCCTGCTTTTTGCCTGCTCAGCGGAGGGAAATCTTGAATTTGGTAAGCTTGTGCACTCTCATTTGCTGGTTAGAGGATGTTGGATTGATTTGATCCTTGCCAATGCTTTGGTGGACATGTATGGTAAGTGTGGGGATTTGTTGATGGCTCATACATGCTTTGACATGATGCCCTTCAAGAATGCTGTTTCATGGACATCTATGCTTTGTGCTCTGGCCAAACGTGCGTCTATTGATGCCGCAAGAGATTGGTTTGAACAGATACCAGAGAAGAGCATAATATCTTGGAATGCCATGATCTCTTGCTATGTTCAAGGTGGCCGATTCCATGAAGCGCTGGATCTTTATAACCGTATGAAATTGCTAGGCCTCGCTCCAGACGAGTTTACCTTGGCTGCTGTCCTCTCTGCCTGTGGGCAACTTGGCGATTTGGCTTCTGGAAAGATGATACATGACTGTATCAGAGATAACTTCCATAATCCAGGTGTTGCTCTATTTAATTCACTTCTTGACATGTATGCAAGGTGTGGTCAGGTAGACACTGCCATAAGCTTGTTCAGTGAAATGCCTAGTAAAAATGTTATCTCATGGAATGCGATTATTGGGGCGCTAGCGATGCATGGACGTGCACAGGATGCACTAATGTTCTTCAGATCTATGGTATCTGATGCCTTCCCCCCTGCTGAGATAACCTTTGTTGCTCTTCTTTCTGCATGTAACCATGGGGGCCTACTGGAAGCTGGACAATATTACTTTCAAGCTATGAGACATGTTTACAATGTTAAGCCTGGCGTTGAGCATTATGCCTGCATGGTTGATCTGCTTGGCCGTGGTGGCCAGCTAGCAAAGGCTGTTGATCTGATCAAAGACATGCCAATGAGGCCTGATGTTGTGGTTTGGGGTGCGTTACTAGGAGCCTGCAGGATCCATGGACATATACAGATCGGCAAGCAAGTAATCAAACAATTACTTGAGCTGGAGGGAATGAGTGGAGGCCTGTTCGTCCTAATTTCAAACATGCTTTATGAAACTCACCAGTGGGAAGACATGAAAAGGCTCAGGAAGCTAATGAGAGAGTGGGGCATGAAAAAGAATATGGGTGTTAGTTCAATTGAAACAAACAGTAACATTCATGAATCTGGAGCTGAAGGCATTGGACATGAGAGCTCAGACGACATGTATGTAGGGGATGATAGGTTGCCACATCATTTGGTCTTTCCAAATGCCTTGGCTGTGCCACCAGACCAACTAAATGTggaagaaagaaaatctattctaaAGACCTCCTAG
- the LOC127784325 gene encoding protein ACCUMULATION AND REPLICATION OF CHLOROPLASTS 3, chloroplastic isoform X1: protein MAASLRGLALSPPPLVAPPTCAPSRRLVPSPRSRSGYGVRAAAAADGAPRPSDPVEVVGVGSRKDAVIDFCLGSRTLSSTPIRFWTMHVVDNCTVQLIQKSHGEDVVVRDLKTPLSLQPCPPAVILVASAGQDADHITAMELLSEVKSAGKLAASIFLKPFCFEGQRRQLEATDLIDKLQMCSNFHIVIEADSLLETEVETLAEALESANNAVLSTISMISIMMSGLNQTFRSSINAQIMEVHPDELGQLLRSYGEARIGFGAGYNIQSAIKQAVFHCPFLRGGIKDLNNVVFLSITSSRIFSESDMVSTLHIFRRVTGFTEDIIFSRNCEPDLEPKLIVVSLLTVRNSTDENVASVKEGFLSGLALHFPFISSLMGGDIPEQKQATLKHSYSKLPSSGLSLAEQEFSRLSSAFTNVVVNNLFPEETDIMKSERESKEKTQTQSQEAKIEPDGEISKDREREHLDSEQEHKFWSNSPGIGIAQLWAKVRMASDGGTQNNDINIITLPVGVKSPEVQCGADTRPEAHSGSSSTSAASGHAAFGVSFSDIGLEKVTEMYSSAMTFLKGGMDRSRKRGSVANRAALMLDAERELEKTWSPIVEIQFGGGIYRGRCQEGVPEGKGRITFSDGSFYDGLWRYGKRSGLGTLYYSNGDVFHGTWRDDLFHGKGWYYFHSGDRWFANFWKGRANGEGRFYAKDGSVFFGNFQNGWRHGEALLIDANGSRWIEVWDDGVLIGQTRLEK from the exons ATGGCGGCCTCCCTGCGGGGCCtcgcgctctcgccgccgcctctggtGGCTCCCCCCACGTGCGCGCCGTCTCGCCGcctcgtcccgtcgccgcggaGCCGCAGCGGCTACGGGGTccgtgcggcagcggcggccgacggTGCCCCGCGGCCATCGGATCCCGTGGAGGTGGTCGGCGTCGGGAGCCGGAAGGACGCCGTCATCGACTTCTGCCTGGGCTCCCGCACCCTCTCCTCCACCCCTATCCGCTTCTG GACCATGCATGTGGTGGATAATTGTACTGTACAGTTAATACAAAAAAGCCATGGAGAAG ATGTTGTAGTCAGAGACTTGAAAACTCCGTTATCTCTTCAGCCCTGCCCACCAGCGGTTATTCTT GTTGCAAGTGCAGGACAGGATGCTGACCATATTACTGCGATGGAGCTCCTTAGTGAAGTGAAATCTGCTGGTAAGCTGGCTGCATCAATATTTTTGAAGCCCTTTTGTTTTGAGGGACAGAGACGACAATTAGAG GCAACTGATTTAATTGACAAACTTCAAATGTGCTCAAACTTTCACATTG TTATTGAAGCTGATTCACTGCTTGAGACAGAAGTGGAAACCCTTGCTGAAGCTCTGGAAAGTGCCAACAACGCTGTTCTGTCAACTATTAGCATGATATCTATCATGATGTCT GGGTTAAATCAGACGTTCCGGAGTTCGATTAATGCTCAAATTATGGAAGTCCATCCTGATGAACTAGGACAA CTACTCAGAAGTTATGGAGAAGCCAGAATTGGATTTGGTGCTGGTTATAACATCCAGTCTGCAATTAAACAAGCCGTCTTCCACTGTCCGTTTCTTCGTGGTGGAATCAAG GATCTGAACAATGTGGTTTTCCTCTCCATTACGAGTTCTCGAATATTTTCTGAAAGTGATATGGTCTCCACTTTGCACATTTTCCGTCGAGTTACAGGGTTCACTGAAGATATTATATTTTCCAGAAATTGTGAACCTGATTTAGAGCCAAAACTGATAGTAGTTTCTCTCTTAACTGTGAG AAACAGTACTGATGAGAACGTGGCATCTGTCAAGGAGGGGTTTCTTTCAGGTTTGGCCTTGCATTTTCCTTTTATATCCTCTCTTATGGGAGGAGATATCCCTGAACAGAAACAAGCTACGTTGAAGCATTCATACAGTAAACTGCCTAGCAGTGGATTGAGTTTGGCAGAGCAGGAATTCTCACGACTTTCCAGTGCTTTTACCAATGTTGTTGTTAATAATTTATTTCCTGAGGAAACAGACATCATGAAATCTGAAAG ggaatctaaagagaaaacaCAGACACAATCTCAAGAGGCTAAGATTGAACCTGATGGGGAAATTAGCAAAGATAGGGAAAGAG AGCATTTAGATTCAGAGCAGGAGCATAAGTTCTGGAGCAATTCCCCTGGTATTGGCATCGCTCAATTATGGGCTAAAGTGCGTATGGCATCAGATGGAGGAACACAGAACAATGACATCAATATTATCACTCTTCCAGTTGGTGTGAAATCTCCTGAAGTTCAATGTGGTGCAGATACACGACCTGAAGCTCATAGTGGTTCCAGCAGCACATCTGCAGCTTCTGGACATGCTGCTTTTGGAGTATCATTTTCTGACATTGGCTTGGAGAAAGTAACAGAGATGTACAGCTCTGCAATGACATTTTTAAAGGGGGGAATGGATAGATCTCGAAAGCGCGGATCAGTTGCTAATCGTGCTGCGCTAATGCTG GATGCAGAAAGAGAGCTGGAGAAAACATGGAGCCCCATAGTTGAGATACAGTTTGGAGGAGGAATTTACAGAGGGAGGTGTCAAGAAGGTGTCCCTGAAGGAAAG GGTCGCATAACCTTCAGCGATGGTAGCTTTTACGATGGACTCTGGAGGTATGGCAAGAGATCAGGTCTAGGGACACTCTATTACAGTAATGGTGATGTATTCCATGGAACATGGAGGGATGACCTTTTTCATGGAAAG GGCTGGTATTATTTTCACAGTGGTGACCGCTGGTTTGCAAACTTTTGGAAGGGGAGGGCTAATGGTGAGGGTAGATTTTATGCCAAAGATGGGAGTGTCTTCTTTGGCAATTTTCAAAATGGATGGCGCCATGGGGAGGCCCTGTTGATAGATGCAAATGGATCGAG GTGGATTGAAGTTTGGGATGATGGTGTACTTATTGGTCAAACTAGGTTGGAAAAATAG
- the LOC127784854 gene encoding protein indeterminate-domain 5, chloroplastic-like: MAAASSAPFFGLGDTQMPPPQNPTNPALHHHPNPSPAPVAAAAPAPKKKRNQPGNPNPDAEVIALSPRTLMATNRFVCEVCNKGFQREQNLQLHRRGHNLPWKLKQKNPKEARRRVYLCPEPSCVHHDPSRALGDLTGIKKHYCRKHGEKKWRCDKCSKRYAVQSDWKAHSKTCGTREYRCDCGTLFSRRDSFITHRAFCDALAQENARMPPIGAGVYGGAGNMALGLTGMAAPQLPAGFPDQAGQPSASAGDVLRLGGGSNGASQFDHLMASSSGSSMFRSQGSSSSSFYLANGAAHHAPAQDFGPEDGQSQAGQGSLLHGKPAAFHDLMQLPVQHQQSGNGNLLNLGFFSGSNGGVDQFNGGAGNGGQGSIVTSSGLAGNHGGGGGGFPSLYNSSEPGGTLPQMSATALLQKAAQMGATTSSYNAGGAGGASSLLRGASSHGISAGEGPANERSSYQNLIMGSMASGGGGAGFAGSFSGASGFGGAVDDGKLSTRDFLGVGVVQGISGSAAMGPPRHGAAGLHVGSLDPANMN, from the exons AtggcggccgcctcgtccgcacCCTTCTTTGGGCTCGGCGACACGcagatgccgccgccgcagaatCCCACCAATCCagccctccaccaccaccccaaccCCTCCcccgctcccgtcgccgccgccgcgcccgcgccgaagaagaagaggaaccAGCCTGGAAACCCAA ATCCAGATGCGGAGGTGATAGCGCTGTCGCCGCGGACGCTGATGGCGACCAACAGGTTCGTGTGCGAGGTGTGCAACAAGGGGTTCCAGCGGGAGCAGAACCTGCAGCTGCACCGGCGAGGGCACAACCTGCCGTGGAAGCTGAAGCAGAAGAACCCCAAGGAGGCTCGCCGGCGCGTGTACCTGTGCCCGGAGCCGTCGTGCGTCCACCACGACCCGTCGCGGGCCCTCGGCGACCTCACCGGGATCAAGAAGCACTACTGCCGCAAGCACGGCGAGAAGAAGTGGCGCTGCGACAAGTGCTCCAAGCGCTACGCCGTGCAGTCCGACTGGAAGGCCCACTCCAAGACCTGCGGCACCCGCGAGTACCGCTGCGACTGCGGCACCCTCTTCTCCAG GAGGGACAGCTTCATCACCCACCGCGCCTTCTGCGACGCGCTGGCGCAGGAGAACGCGCGCATGCCGCCCATCGGCGCCGGCGTatacggcggcgccggcaacaTGGCACTTGGGCTCACCGGCATGGCCGCCCCGCAACTTCCCGCCGGCTTCCCTGATCAGGCCGGCcagccgtcggcgtcggccggcgatgtcctccgcctcggcggcggcagcaatggCGCCTCTCAGTTTGATCACCTCATGGCCTCGTCGTCGGGCTCCTCCATGTTCCGCTCGCAGGgatcgtcgtcctcctcgttcTACCTCGCCAATGGCGCCGCCCATCATGCTCCCGCTCAGGACTTCGGCCCGGAGGACGGCCAGTCTCAGGCCGGCCAGGGCTCGCTGCTCCACGGCAAGCCGGCGGCGTTCCATGATCTGATGCAGCTCCCCGTGCAGCACCAGCAAAGCGGCAATGGTAACCTCCTCAACCTTGGCTTCTTCTCCGGCAGCAATGGCGGCGTCGACCAGTTCAACGGCGGCGCTGGAAACGGCGGGCAGGGCAGCATCGTTACTTCTAGCGGCCTCGCCGgcaaccacggcggcggcggcggcggcttcccttCTCTGTACAACTCGTCCGAACCGGGCGGTACACTGCCGCAGatgtcggcgacggcgctcTTGCAGAAGGCTGCACAGATGGGTGCAACGACGAGCAGCTacaacgccggcggcgccggtggcgcgaGCTCGCTGCTCCGTGGAGCTAGCTCCCACGGGATCAGCGCCGGTGAAGGGCCGGCCAACGAGAGGTCGTCGTACCAGAATCTCATCATGGGCtccatggcgagcggcggcggtggcgcgggttTCGCCGGTAGCTTCTCCGGCGCGTCTGGATTCGGtggcgccgtcgacgacggcAAGCTGAGCACGAGGGActtcctcggcgtcggcgtcgtccagGGCATCAGCGGCTCGGCGGCAATGGGGCCGCCGCGCCATGGCGCGGCCGGCCTCCACGTCGGCTCACTGGACCCGGCAAACATGAACTGA